The Naumovozyma dairenensis CBS 421 chromosome 1, complete genome genomic interval CTATGATCTGTTCATGTAGATTATATACACtatatattgaataagTAAGCTAATCATTATTTAGAAGGTTCTCTTGCTCCATCGTTAGCGTTTATGTAAACTCGGTAAATTTCTACcttgtttctttgaaagGCCCACCTTGAAGGTGATCTTTGTTGAATCAACGTCGTATATAAGTTTATTCGTTTGTAGAATCAAGTCCTTCAGCGGTTTATGAACCGGatatgttttattatttctattaCTAGTTGGAAGAGACGGAATTGGGAggttttctttatcaataaaattAGTAATTCCATCCTCCTCCTCATCTTTCTTTGGAGCCTTTTCCGAGGACTGACTATTCGGCATGTTTTGAAAGCCACCAATGGAAGAAGTAGAATCGGGGGATGTATAATTGGAATTTGTTGTCAACTCGTTCGAAATGAAAGTATCATTATAGCTGTTTGCTCCCTCCAAAATGGATGAGATTCCAATACTATCTGGATTTGGAAGGTGTTCCCGGCTTTCAATATCCTCGAGTTTGGATGTTGGGTCTAGTAATGTAAGGTCTAAATCCACACTTGGTTCTTTCTCATGTTGTTGCCGTTTtagtttttcttcttcttcttcttctgttaTCCAATCTAAACAACTTACTGGTTTTGGTAAATCTATGAATGATGTATACGATCTTCTCCTGCTTCCAGTTGAAGTACTAGAAGTATTAGAATCTAACGGTGCTTGTGTCTGACTTCTTCTCATTCGTAATAACGTTAAATAAAAGTAAATCTTTAAGCAAACTTTAAGCTTGCTCCCTGGGTGGCAAAATGATGTCAATTCACTAGTTGCTATATATTACTGTTTAATTTGTAATAACAAACCTTCCAATACAATGTAATATAGTATAGTCTAACGAGGTTGCGCGGCTAAATTAGATACCAAAAGGGGAACCTCATGTTTTGTTTACTATTGGAAAAGGTCCCTTGAACCCTAGAATTTGGCCCTATCTTTAACCCTAATATAGGGCCTGCATAGAAAGTCTGTCCAGTCACGTGATTGGAAAGTTTGGAAAAACCTGGGATGCTTTAAAGGTAAATGATTGCAATTCTACGTACGAATATAGATAAAATGGTAAAGTAAATAATTGTCGGCATCATCTaaaaattgtaataaaaaaaaagcaGACCTGCACATACGAAGCAATATGACAACATCTGATACTATTACAAGACTTTGGCCCAAAACTCTACAGACTAAATATGGTTCCATTTTACATTCAATACTATCCTTCATAACATTTACAATATTGGGAAATTATGCAAGAGCAGGCGTTACAGCATTGGCTACCTACCAACCATCATACGTCAGTTCGGGAAGTGTTCTATGGAGTAATTTGACAGGTTGTATAATAATGGGTATTCTACAAGAATTAACTGTTGCACCAGGTTGGTTCCCATTAGAATTACAACCTTTGTTTGTTGCTTTGACTACAGGATTTTGCGGTTCATTCACGTCTTACTCTTCAATGATGTTAGAATTATTCAAGCACTCAACTAATACTGCAATGGAGTCTTCATCATCCCATTGGAAAAATCATGCTTATAGCATGTTGGAATTCATGTCTGTCCTTTTTGTTCAATTATTAGTCTCAATGgcttcattaatatttggTAGAAAATTAGCTACTGATGTAATTATAAGGTACGGTTCCGTTGAAACTGAACGCCCATCCACTGAcgaagataaagaaatggATCCAGAAGCAGAAATGATTAATGCAACAGAACCAAGGCCATCCGTTAAGACAATCTTATTATGGACCgatatattatcatatttGTTAGCTGTCCCATTATTAATACTAATCATCGTATTAGCCTCATACTATGGCAATTATTCTCGAGCTAAATGGACTCTGCCGCCTTTATTCGGTATATTTGGTTCTTTCTTAAGATTTTGGTTAGCTAATCAATACAACGGGAAAAGCATTCATTTCCCATGGGGGACATTTATCGGTAACGTCTTCTCAACTCTATTAATCGCAATACTGACCATGGTTCAACGTGGGAAATTACATGCAAATGCCATCATACCCATTGTCCATGGTAAAAATGCATGTCTAATAGTTAGCGCGTTAATTAACGGGTTCTGTGGTAGTTTAAGTACAATTAGTactttcattaatgaagGTTATAAATTGTCCTTTGAGGATACAATGatttattactttatttccattttcgTTTCTTATTGTTGCATTGTTATTACATTAGGTTCGTATGCTTGGTCAAAGGGTTTAGTCTCCCCGGTGTGTTAGGAGCGTACTGTATACCCATCTGTCTGGATGACttgaaagataaaaatCATCGTTCGCACTCACGTTTCATGTATTGAAGTTGTGGTAATTTACTTTTTAGTCATTTTATTATAAACCATATCGATTGAATTGGATTTTGGACTTCAGAATATATGAGGGatatacaataataaccaTAGTCACctaataatagtaatatctttgttatcatatttttgtatGCAAATTTTTTGATGTATGTCCTGTATCCTtcgtttttattttgttaaGAGTCACTTTTTGCCATTAACTTATTTATAGACTATACAAGAAGCAcaacttttttttgttttttttcttactTTCTAATACAATTACGAAACATagaataatattctttcatttGCTTTTTTTCTCTTATAGGACATATCCCAAAGGTTCATACGTTACTGCACTACAGTATTCTGCTAGTTTTAACGCTATATGTGCATGATGCTTTATTAGTATATGAGTAAAGAAACCtaagaaagagaaaaaaatttcgTTGGCACTTATAAATCATGTATATTCAATCCATCGTTATCATTTCCACTGAGCCTTAAAAGATCAACCATTATCGTTCTGACTTTTTCATAGTTCTTAAGCTGTAATCATATCCCGTAGTACCATCAGTAAACTGAATAAAGTCATTTAATTGCAACTTCAACATTTTATGTTTATTCAAAATCGAAAGATCTGGTAAGGCCTTAAGCTTCGGCAGTCCATTAAGAAGATTTTGTAATTGCTGATTGTTTGTCTCCTCTTCCTTGCCTAAGACCCCTAAAGTTGTTATTAAATACCCTTGTAATAGGTATATGATTTCAAGCGTGGAAGATTGTAAGCCTTCTGGATAACTTTCAAAACACCAATCTCGAATCGTGTCAATATCCAATTCCATAACGATCTTCTTGAAATCTTCATCTGTATGTAACGTTATACAAAAGTTTACTAGGGctgaaatatattctatcGTACCCATCTCctttctttgaagaaaatccAAGTCATCTCgatattttaaagatgtacccatattcttcaattcgTTGAAATGAGTTAAgtcattatttttagttgatttcttttcttccGTTGCAATAGCTCTGTTTTGAAGCTCAGTCTCAGAAAGTGCTTCGATATCCTCATCctcatttttgtttattaatATCGTTCTTAACCGACCATATGACTTTTTCGATGTAGCTCCTGGCACAGATTTATCACTTAATGCCTGATTTTCTTTAGCATTAGTATCAAAAACCATTAAATGTTCCTTTACGAACTTTTCTACGAGGCTACCGTCATCATTTAGGGAATTAATATACTCGTTAACgtcattaatattttcatatattcCGTTGATGCCGTCTTCCATTGCAGGTGAACTAGTGCCACtttcttgataattttcttccCTTTTACTTCTTCGATAATTAgtcttccttcttttcaAGCTACCTTTCGATTCTATCTCTAAAAATGCAAATGCATCGCTCTTACCTACAGCAACTGCTTCAGATTTTCGTTTCCCCTCTTTAAATTCGAGACCATGTTCTTGCTCAATAATGTGCTTTCCTTGGTCGGATGATGGACCATTTCTATGAATTGTATCTAGGGTTGTCTGTAAGGTGTCACTAGATTGTCGTGATGTgcttttattttcatcatcactgCTGAATTCTATATTATCGTTGTCCTCAACAGGGGAAGATTGtaattttccatttattGACACACGAGATGCCTTCCCACTTCTTCCGTATACTTTCATAACTTGTCGAATATCCAAAACAAGCTGAATCAATTAACGTTAGCTTTCATACTTTGGTTCactttcaattcaaatcTTGTCTAACATCCGtattttttgaagtttCCGATTGCTTCTTCTTATATTATCCTCATCGAGTAGGAGAAAATAGTTACATCGCGAAAGCCAAGTACtgaaataatgataaacaTTAACGTTAGATCAAAACTTTTTGGATGGATAATTTTAGcttcaaaagaaaatcatgCAAAATCATACAAAATCAAACTATTTTGTGTAGAATAAGAAGCAGAAGGtattaagaagaaagaaataggAAAATGTACGGTGATTTGGCAAATAAATTGATCCTGGAAGCAAAACGTACCCAACAATTAAACCATAAACAAAAACATGCACAGCTGCCGATGTATCACGAAGATTTGATTCGTAACATTATCAAAGAAGTGAcacaattgaagaaaaatacaGATTTCCTAAAGGATCAACAAGAACAGTTACAAAATCAAGAAGGTAACGATAATGGGCTGGATGAAAACGTTCTGAAATGTCAATATTTCGTCACTTTGTTATGTATGGAAAGAAATAAACGATGTCTCTTAGCTTATCAAAAATTAAGATGTGATATGTTAGATTCCTTGGCTTGGAGTAATTCAAATAGTAGTATAATGGAATTAGAAAGTAATGATTTATCTCATCAAGAACAAGAGTACCTGAAAGAGTATGGGGAATTGATTACAGATCTGAAAAGTGGTGAGTGGGCAGATATAGATTTATCAGGATCATTGACGCCACCAAGTGATGTTTTCATAGATGTTAGAGTATTGAAAGATGCTGGTGAGATACAGACTGAATATGGTGTGTTTAACTTGATTAAAGATTCTCAATTCTTTGTTAGACAATCAGATGTCGAAAGACTAATACAGCAAGGTTACTTACAGAAAATATGATACAGAATTCATATGTaatgtatatgtatatatacattCAAGACAAAATACTTGCATTTACTGGTATCTACGCAAAAAGATATAGATATAGgcaattttttttagtttgttttattcttcattaatatatacTTCAATAATTTAAGTATGCGATCACTACTTTCTCCAGATATATTATTGCAACCATTGATTCCTAACAAAGTGTCAAATCACTTGTGTACCTAAAGGGAAGGAAGTAATTAAGCGTCCAACAATACTTTGAGAAGGACACCTAAGAGATTGTTACCAATTGCActatataaacaaaatgaCGTTAGATGATATAATTGAAGCATCAACGGATAAGGAAACTCTTAACCGCTTAAACAAGGTGACGCTAGACAACACACCAGAATCAGCAACAGAAAAGAGAACCCTTAACCGTTTCgagaaagaatattttgaatcttATGACCATTATGAGATCCATCAAGAGATGTTACAAGACTCTATTAGAACTCTTGCATACAAAAATGCCATTATAGACAATAAACATTTATTTAAGGGCAAGATTGTCCTTGATGTTGGCTGTGGTACCGGTATTCTATCCATGTTCGCTGCAAAATATGGTGCCAAACATGTCATCGGGGTCGATATGTCTGATGTGATTGATAATGCTCGAGAAATTGTCAATTTAAACGGCTTTGGCAATAAGATTACTCTTCTGAAGGGTAAATTGGAGGATGTAGAATTGCCCTATGATAAggttgatattattatctcaGAATGGATGggatattttcttttattcGAATCAATGCTAGATACTGTCTTATATGCAAGGGACAAATACCTTGTTGAAGGTGGGCTAATATTTCCAGATAAATGTTCAATTCATGTCGCAGGTATGGAGGATACAAATTACATTCAAGAAAAGACTAGGTTTTGGAAAGATGTCTATGGTTTCGATTATTCTCCTTTTATTCCTTTGATTATGAAAGATCCAATTGTTGATACCGTTGAGAGAGATGTAGTTAATACAACAAGCGATAGATTAATTGAGTTGGATTTACATACTGTCCAGATAAGTGATCTTTCGTTCATTGCTCATTTCAAGGTTGAAGCTAAAAGGAATGACAGGATCGATGCCATTGTTTCGTGGTTTGATATTGAGTTCCCATGTATCAAAGGTAATATCCCAGTAGCATTTTCGACGGGTCCGAATTCTACTTACACACATTGGAAACAGACTATTTTCTATCTCAAAAATACTTTAGAATGTGAATCCGGGGATTCTTTAGAGGGAACATTATCATGTTCACCTAATAAGCGAAACAATAGATTCTTAGATATCAAAATCAGATACAATTTCGAGGCTAAAGGCGGGATTGCAAATGTGAGATCCACCAAAAACGAAAATATGTACCTCATGTCCTAGATTAGAACCCCTGATGATGTTTGCGTCTAGTATTTTGTACCAACTTTGCATAATACCTTAgcgttatatatataaagcTTAATTATCTAATTAGtcaaaaagatgaaatatCACCCTGCATTTCGTGTGAGCTTCTCCGCTGACAGTAATTAGAATCAGTTGGgtgaaataaataagtGCGTACAAAACGCTACGCACTACAGAAGACCTtaagaacaaaaaatataataattaattaaagcTACCTACAATAcagtaaatatataaattctattatattaaattgtttaatCGTGCTTCAAAGTTTCAGTGAAAGCAGCACCGGTCTTAGAAGCGGTCTTTTCAACCTTCTTGGAACCTAACTTTTCAGCAGCGAAAACCTTGGCGTAAGGGTTCATTCTCAACAAGACTTGCTTGTTCTTTAATGGGTTCTTCTTTTGAACGTGAGTTCTCTTTTGAGTAGCTTGGCCAGCTGGTCTAACAGCAGTTTGGATTTCAGAAGAGTTGATGATCTTGGTAACATCAGTTTGAGAGATGATGTGAGATGGTAAAGTGTAACCGACCTTGGAAGAGGCAACGGTTTCAGAACCCCAGACTTGGTCTAGCTTAGCGAAAGCAGCTTCAGTCCAGATAACAAATCTACCTAAGTGAGCACCTGGAGCTAATTGCAACAAGTTCAAAGAGGTAACGTTAGTGGTTTCAACACCTGGAACATTTCTCAAAGCCTTAACAATACCATTGTCTTGAGCGTAGACAACTAATGGACCTCTTCTTTGAGTGAATCTTCTGTTTCTGTACTTACCCTTACCAGCTCTCAATTTCTTGGATTTCAAAACCTTTAATAGATCAGAACCAGCACCGACAGCCTTCAAAGCTGCAACGGCTTCCTTGGTCTTTTGAATAGATTCCAAATCGCTAGAAACAACTAATGGGATTTCTGGGATCTTTTCAACTCTGTGACCTCTAGCTAAGACCAAAGAGGCAACAGCAGAAGCAGCAATAGCAGAAGCGGTAGCGTAACGTTTTTCGTTTTGGTTAACTTTGACGT includes:
- the NDAI0A05960 gene encoding uncharacterized protein (similar to Saccharomyces cerevisiae HMT1 (YBR034C); ancestral locus Anc_3.233), producing the protein MTLDDIIEASTDKETLNRLNKVTLDNTPESATEKRTLNRFEKEYFESYDHYEIHQEMLQDSIRTLAYKNAIIDNKHLFKGKIVLDVGCGTGILSMFAAKYGAKHVIGVDMSDVIDNAREIVNLNGFGNKITLLKGKLEDVELPYDKVDIIISEWMGYFLLFESMLDTVLYARDKYLVEGGLIFPDKCSIHVAGMEDTNYIQEKTRFWKDVYGFDYSPFIPLIMKDPIVDTVERDVVNTTSDRLIELDLHTVQISDLSFIAHFKVEAKRNDRIDAIVSWFDIEFPCIKGNIPVAFSTGPNSTYTHWKQTIFYLKNTLECESGDSLEGTLSCSPNKRNNRFLDIKIRYNFEAKGGIANVRSTKNENMYLMS
- the PSF1 gene encoding DNA replication protein PSF1 (similar to Saccharomyces cerevisiae PSF1 (YDR013W); ancestral locus Anc_3.234); this encodes MYGDLANKLILEAKRTQQLNHKQKHAQLPMYHEDLIRNIIKEVTQLKKNTDFLKDQQEQLQNQEGNDNGLDENVLKCQYFVTLLCMERNKRCLLAYQKLRCDMLDSLAWSNSNSSIMELESNDLSHQEQEYLKEYGELITDLKSGEWADIDLSGSLTPPSDVFIDVRVLKDAGEIQTEYGVFNLIKDSQFFVRQSDVERLIQQGYLQKI
- the NDAI0A05930 gene encoding uncharacterized protein (similar to Saccharomyces cerevisiae YPL279C; ancestral locus Anc_3.237); amino-acid sequence: MTTSDTITRLWPKTLQTKYGSILHSILSFITFTILGNYARAGVTALATYQPSYVSSGSVLWSNLTGCIIMGILQELTVAPGWFPLELQPLFVALTTGFCGSFTSYSSMMLELFKHSTNTAMESSSSHWKNHAYSMLEFMSVLFVQLLVSMASLIFGRKLATDVIIRYGSVETERPSTDEDKEMDPEAEMINATEPRPSVKTILLWTDILSYLLAVPLLILIIVLASYYGNYSRAKWTLPPLFGIFGSFLRFWLANQYNGKSIHFPWGTFIGNVFSTLLIAILTMVQRGKLHANAIIPIVHGKNACLIVSALINGFCGSLSTISTFINEGYKLSFEDTMIYYFISIFVSYCCIVITLGSYAWSKGLVSPVC
- the RPL4B gene encoding 60S ribosomal protein uL4 (similar to Saccharomyces cerevisiae RPL4A (YBR031W) and RPL4B (YDR012W); ancestral locus Anc_3.232), with the protein product MSRPQVTVHSLTGEATSTALPLPAVFSAPIRPDIVHTVFTSVNKNKRQAYAVSEKAGHQTSAESWGTGRAVARIPRVGGGGTARSGQAAFGNMCRGGRMFAPTKVWRKWNVKVNQNEKRYATASAIAASAVASLVLARGHRVEKIPEIPLVVSSDLESIQKTKEAVAALKAVGAGSDLLKVLKSKKLRAGKGKYRNRRFTQRRGPLVVYAQDNGIVKALRNVPGVETTNVTSLNLLQLAPGAHLGRFVIWTEAAFAKLDQVWGSETVASSKVGYTLPSHIISQTDVTKIINSSEIQTAVRPAGQATQKRTHVQKKNPLKNKQVLLRMNPYAKVFAAEKLGSKKVEKTASKTGAAFTETLKHD
- the RAD61 gene encoding Rad61p (similar to Saccharomyces cerevisiae RAD61 (YDR014W); ancestral locus Anc_3.235) gives rise to the protein MKVYGRSGKASRVSINGKLQSSPVEDNDNIEFSSDDENKSTSRQSSDTLQTTLDTIHRNGPSSDQGKHIIEQEHGLEFKEGKRKSEAVAVGKSDAFAFLEIESKGSLKRRKTNYRRSKREENYQESGTSSPAMEDGINGIYENINDVNEYINSLNDDGSLVEKFVKEHLMVFDTNAKENQALSDKSVPGATSKKSYGRLRTILINKNEDEDIEALSETELQNRAIATEEKKSTKNNDLTHFNELKNMGTSLKYRDDLDFLQRKEMGTIEYISALVNFCITLHTDEDFKKIVMELDIDTIRDWCFESYPEGLQSSTLEIIYLLQGYLITTLGVLGKEEETNNQQLQNLLNGLPKLKALPDLSILNKHKMLKLQLNDFIQFTDGTTGYDYSLRTMKKSER
- the HED1 gene encoding Hed1p (similar to Saccharomyces cerevisiae HED1 (YDR014W-A); ancestral locus Anc_3.238) gives rise to the protein MRRSQTQAPLDSNTSSTSTGSRRRSYTSFIDLPKPVSCLDWITEEEEEEKLKRQQHEKEPSVDLDLTLLDPTSKLEDIESREHLPNPDSIGISSILEGANSYNDTFISNELTTNSNYTSPDSTSSIGGFQNMPNSQSSEKAPKKDEEEDGITNFIDKENLPIPSLPTSNRNNKTYPVHKPLKDLILQTNKLIYDVDSTKITFKVGLSKKQGRNLPSLHKR